The following proteins are co-located in the Shouchella hunanensis genome:
- a CDS encoding Lrp/AsnC family transcriptional regulator encodes MEKLDALDFKILDLYQKNGKYTYSQIARELHVSEGTIRQRSKKMVNSGVFDFIIKIDPIKLGLSVKAIIGINVKVGKQDEVGKWLASFKEIICVDSVSGYHHFIVQAYFNDNERLLRFVNETLAQSTSIHQLDVSIQLKAYKDVLGYSLTDK; translated from the coding sequence ATGGAGAAACTTGACGCGCTAGATTTTAAAATATTGGATTTATACCAAAAAAACGGTAAATATACGTATAGTCAAATAGCAAGAGAATTGCACGTAAGTGAAGGAACCATTAGGCAACGCTCAAAGAAAATGGTTAATAGCGGTGTTTTTGACTTTATTATTAAGATTGATCCAATCAAATTAGGCTTAAGCGTAAAAGCGATTATTGGTATAAATGTCAAGGTTGGAAAACAAGATGAGGTTGGGAAATGGCTAGCTTCGTTTAAAGAAATCATTTGCGTTGATTCGGTATCCGGCTATCATCACTTCATCGTGCAAGCCTATTTCAACGACAATGAGCGGCTACTAAGGTTTGTAAATGAAACACTAGCGCAATCAACTTCTATTCATCAACTGGACGTCAGTATACAGCTAAAAGCGTACAAGGATGTTTTAGGTTATTCATTGACAGATAAATGA